The DNA window GAGCCAATGATTTGGATCCAGAAGTGGTTAGGATGTTCAGAGGCAGAGACATAGACTTCTAGGAATTCATCAGCATGGAAACTGAAGTCCGGACTGGGGACTAACCACAGGGATAAGCAAGTTAAGTTGCAGAATCATTATTAACTAATATGGTGACCATTATTAGAATCATCTCTGGTTGAAATGGGAAGACTGCATCAGGAGGGTGAGAGGTACAAATACCAAGTGGctattaccatttaaaaatggcTAGAGGGACAACTGGATGCATCATACAAGAACATCCTGAAGAAAAATACGAAGCTATGTTCTGTTCCTTTCTATGTATCTGAGTAATAAGAGTTCGGTCACATTCTTAGTCATCTGCCATGTATTCAAATCAGCCACCAGTTATAATGAAGGGAAATCCCCATATGCTAGCTGCAGCATGGACCAGGGAGAAGACACATGGACAGATGTGGGCCTGTTCCAGATCCCTTTCTACCACTGACTCAttatgtgaccctggacaagtctaTGAACCTCTGAGGGGCCCTGGTCTTCCCTGCCCATCCCAGTACCTATACATAGAAGAAAAAGCCCACAGcgtttttattcttcttgaatGGTGtcgattttttaaaacagtaatgattcaggaaaaaaactgcactcagtattttacttatttaaataaataggtTTGGAGAAAGAATACCATGTAATTCAATTATTTGATGTATTACTCACAGACTAGTTTCCTGTGAACTAGCATATTTCtatattgttttctataattattaGCTGgtttgtattcagaaaaaaagtatttgtgtTTAGTACTAATCCCAAGTAAAATATTGCCAGAAAGTCCTATCTGTGATTAAAGACTTGTAAGTGTAGTCgagaaaatagacattttttttttttactgtttcctaTTTTGGGTTATCTAAGCCACTTTTTCTATCTTCCATATGGCTCATGGGTTccctctttcttacttactttcAAACATGGATGTCTCTGGACTGGTCTGGGCTCCAAACTTCTGAAAGTTGTCATCATTAGGTTTCTTGCAGGAACGCTTTTCTGGTCCTGCAACAGACGTGTCGCCACCTCCTTTGTGGGGAGGAACTGCCAGAGGTGCAGCCTGCTCCAAGCTAGTGCCAGTGTTTTTCCATAAAGCTGgctctccagccccagctggctctgtcacttcctCTCTTCTTACGCTGATTGGCTGCTTCCGTGGGACTCTGGTTTCTGCAGAATGAGCAATTCTCTTCCTAAGTTCTTCATCTTCTAAAACTTTCTCCAGTATCAAATGCTGTGGAAAATAAGACAAGGGATGATATCTACATGGCCAGATATTGACCTGGGATGGAGTAAAGTGTTCTTCTCACTCTTAGATACAATTCAAATCTATCAGCTACTTGCCTTAGCTGCTGCCACCTCCTTCTGTGTTCCTGAGATTTTTATAAGTCTTGATAGTAGCAATGTCCCCTCTGATTCTTTGTCACAGGTTACTTTGGCTCCCGAGGCCTTACAGATAGAACGAATTGTCTCGCCGCCTCTCCCTGCATTGCATAATACATAAAAACCTGTCCTTCCCTCCTCGCTAACCTTAACTACTAGAGACACCACTGTTTTGTACATACTAGGAGGGGAGAGTCAGTTCTCATTTTCAAACTAAACAGAATGGAAGATAGTGAATGGAAAGCAGGAGCTACCGAAATCTGTATTATACTAAGGGGAATACTGGATTATTTGCTctatccattttatttaaattctacaCATTGGCTAGGTTAATGTGGTCATGTCACTTGCATTTTTTGGCCACTCGGCATACTTTACATCCCCACTTCATTAGAAGATACCCTACACAGTGCGTGAAACACTGGACCAGGGACAGGACATTTCTCTGCCTCTACCAGCAGCGTAAGGAATGCTCCGGGGAAGGCATAATAGGTGCTTTCTAGAGCACTGTCTTGAAAGACTTGGGATAAAATGAGCATCCTTAGCTTCCCTTTAAAAATCGGAGGTAAATACATTTACCTGAACCCTTCTGGAACCTATTTGTAAGGTTCAGATCATACAACTTCTTGAGGTAATGAGTTTTGCTTTACCACTGCTTTTACTTCTGTAAAAAAGTAAAGCTCTGGTCTCAACGTCCCTGCCTTTTTTTCTCAGCAAGGTGAAGCGGAAGTAGGCCAGGAGAAACCCTTGGGAAGGTGTGAAAGAAAGGCAAAggtaaacaaaaaaggaaacagcaGAGGAAGCTGTCCAGTGGTACCTATGATTCTGCCCACAGATCTCTGGGGAACTGAGAGCTGCTCAGACACTGGGGTACTCTCAGTCAGGATCTGATGAATTGCTGCTTTGGCCTTGCACACCTGAACAGGAAAACCACTGATAAGCAGCACCCGCTCATCTCCTACATCCTCTGTGTCCACATCGATCCGAGCACCTGTCTGTTTTCGTAGCTGCAGAGAAAAGGATATGTGGTAGCACACGCTGGACAAGCTCTCATCTGGGTCAGCCAAGGATACTCTAAACCTAACCCTGGAGGTAGATGGAACTGGACACAGTAGTCAGTGAAATCAGGGTGCTATAAGCAGTCCTCAATTACGTGTACTTATGGAAGGAGATTAGAGACAAAGGTAACCCCAAATAGCAGTTAATCCAAAACAGTTTCTCTGTGTTTAGAACACTCTTTCCCCCTAATTTGGATTAGagaatcaattattttattttattgacattcCAACTGAACAACAGGAGATGGTAAAAAGAATCAGGGAGCAATTAGTTACTGTCAATTAATGAGAGTTCATAATTCCATAGTAGAAAGGAATGATTCAAGCTATACCAGGCTGAAAATCATCCAATTAAAAATCCCCATTTCAAGTTAAGTCACCCATTCTCTAGGGAGAAGTACTCATCTCTAGAGGGAAAATAGCAGTTAGCTAAAAAGTTcctgtattttttctgtttaaaatatacataagtgTGAGTGGGTTTTATGGaatgggggcagaggagggaaaacaGAATCAATCCCTGGGAAAGCCTGCTCACACAGTTACCTGCTTAATATTGGCTCCTTGCCGGCCAATGATGAGCTTCACAGCCTCCTGGGGGACTCGCATCTCTATCTCGATGTCATCCTCCCCAACAAATGTCAGCCGCTCTTCTGCACAGATCATCAGATCACACTTAGATAATACCCAAAGCTACTACCTGCCCTCCCCTGAATCTAGCTATCAAAGAGATGTGGATGCAAGAGATAAACTGAGGCTCTCAACCACAAAGAGAAGGAGAAGTAGCATCTGAGTGGGAATTAAAAGGTCCTGAAAGACCAGAAGATGGGCATTCTCTCTGGGCTACTGTTTTCATATGCTAAAATGGGAAAAGTCATTTGGTTCTGCAAGGAAGGGGTGATGGATTCTGGGCAAACTACTTCTCCCAAGACACGACTCCTGGAGAAGAATGAAGGCTAGAAGTTGCCTGAGGAGCCCACTAGGCTCAGAATTTCTCTTGTTTGTACGTAAATCATTTCTCTAGGTCCTACTCCCTAGGTCCAACCTGTGGGGAAACTGGACCGGACAGTTAGCCTTCTAAcaatagaaggaaaatataaacaagtgtATGGgtataaaaaaaggagaaagaaagaacccATTGTAGTGTTGGTGTTGCTGAGGGAAGAGatcaaaagaattataaaatgagTTCTTTATTTCACAGACTAGCTTCACattaacatagaaaataaaaaactttgtTTCAAAGATCcctcacagggacttccctggtggtgcagtggttaagaatccacctgccaatgcaggggacacaggtttgagccctggtccgggaagatcccacacgctgcggagcaactaagcccatgtgtcacaactactgagcctgagctctagagcccgcgagccacaactactggagcccatgcacctagagcccgtgctctgcaacaagagaagccactgcaatgagaagcccgtgcaccacaacgaagagtagcccccgctcgccgcaactagagaaagcccgcgcgcagcaacgaagacccaatgcagccaaaaataaaaaataaatgaattgattaaaaaaaaaaaaagatccctcaGAGAAAGCCAATTACATCCCAACAAATGATACCCAGTCTGGAACggaagttttcatttcaatttaacAAGGCCAGAACATAGTTTAAACATTTCCATATGTACAGCCATGGATTCACATACCTCTGCTTTCCCTATATCTGCGGTATAGGATATAGGCAACCACTGCACTGGCTGGGATCCCGAGGCCCAGTGCTATTTTCTGAATAGTGGACAAACTTGTCCAAGAAGTCCGTTCAGTGGACATTTTCTGCTGCTTcctaaaataagcaaatgaaggAAAAGGAGCTTTCATACAACTTTTATGACAGGTAGAGAATGGGAACACATTACAATATTAAGAAGAATATTACTGCCTAATTTCCAATTTCAAGAGCTTGAGCAGTCTCAAAGTCTACTTCATGTGAAAGTCtcggtatttttttttaaaaagttagctaagggacacatatacatacaactaAATAGAAGGTTACTTCTCCCTCCCCAATTCCCCCAAAGAGAACTATATACTGATCAGTTTTAAaagacaaaggaacaaaaaattaaatgaatcaaatattttaaaaaatttagttttcataTCAAACTATTTAAAATTCCTTATATGTGCACTTCTATACCTCCTGGTCTTTCCAGAAGCTGTTGACTCTGCCAAAGGAATGGCTTTCCAGGCCTAGTTTTAGGCTTTGCTacttctacttttctttcttggaagTGTGGTCTATTTACTATCTGTACTCCGTATTTCTACTTACTCCTCATCTGACAGTGAAATGGGGTTCTCTCCTGTTCCTTCATCAAAACTACAACTTCCCAGGTAATCAACCTGGATGGCACATATAAGCCTTAACTAATCTTACCTCTGTGCCCTATTTCCCATGGTTTTTCCTGTTTACCTAGAGGAGTTCTGAGTTTTGAGCTTGTCTTCCAGTGGTCTCTATCCATTGCTATTGTCAGTCTGCTCTCTTTGGGCAATTTTATCCATACTTGAAGCTTGAACTACTACCTATACGCTAATGACCCCAATATTGTACCTGAATTGATTCAGAAGCTCATCAAATCTCATTTAGACCACTGCAATGGCCTTCTTGCTATTAGTCTCTCTCTGACACTGTATCTTCATTTTGCTGcctagcatatatatttttaaaatttatttatttaattaatttatttttggctgtgttgggtcttcgttgctgcacatgggctctctctagttgcagcgagcgggggccactcctcgttgcggtgtgcgggcttctgaggtggcctctcctgttgcggagcacgggctctaggcgcgaaggcttcagtagttgtggcacatgggcttcagtagttgtggcacacgggcttcagtagttgtggcacgcaggctcagtagttgtggtgcgcgggctctagagtgcaggctcagcagttgtggcgcacggggcctggtgctccacggcatgtcggatcctcccggaccagggctcgaacccgtgtcccctgcattgtcaggcaggttcttaaccactgcgccgccagggaagtcctgcctagCATATTTCAGTATGTCCCTCACTCTATTCCTTTATTCCATGTACTTTCTCACCCTCCCAATTATTTCATACCGCCTCTTCTCAAACCTCTAGTGCTTCCTTCTCCATCCTCCCTCTCAACTGATGTCTTTGCTTCCTATTTCACTAAGAAAGTAAAGCATTCAGAGAAAGTATTAACAAACTTCCAAACTGACCCACCTACCTCCATCTGTGCCTAAATATTCTATCTTCTTTCCTGTGGCCATTGATGAACTATCTCTGCTCCATATAAATGTTGCTCTCCTTCCTTATCCTGCATCATTAATGTTTTCTGCTCTACTGAATCTTTCTATCAGCAGACAAACatgttattatttctcctttcttaaaGAAAATCCTTTCTCAATTCCACTTACTCCTCTAAATACTActcatttttcccttccttttacaAGAAAACTCAAAGAGTGTCAATACTTCTGTGTTCGATTTCTCTTCTTGAATCCACTCTTactgctcttgtcaaggtcaccagtgacttGGACTTGCTGAATCCAATGATCAATTCTCAGTCCTCCCTttacccccacccctcccagggtCTGGCACAGCTGGTGACTCCCTCTTCTCTGACactttcttcccttggcttcACATCACTctttcctggttttccttctccctttctggCTGCTCCATCAGTCTACTTTGCTGGTTCCTGCTCCTTTTTCTAACCTCTAAACACTGGAGTGCCCCAGGGCTCTGTCCTTTGCCCTCTTTGTTCTACCTCACTTCTCTGGGGATTTCATCAAGTCTCAGTCAGTCTTGGCTTTAAACCTTATCTATATGCTGATTTAATCCCCAAATTCACAGATCTAGTTAGGACCATTCCCATGAACTCCAGGTCtgtatatccaactgcctatGAGATGTCTCCATTTGATGtttaataggcatctcaaacttaacaggTGCAACACCTAGCTCCTGATCTCACCCTCTTCCTGTAGTCTTTGCCATCTCAGTTAATGGCAACTCCATTCTTTCAGCTCCTTAGGCTAAAAATCTTACTCTTCTTCCCCTCAAACAGCACATCCATCCTGTCAGCAAATCCTATTTGTTCTACCTTCAAATTATCCAGAATCTAACCACTTTTTAACCTCTCCATCTGCTCTAAACCACCATTATCTCTTGTCTAGATTATTGCAACTGCTTCTTAATTACGTCCCTGCTTTTGCCATTGTCCAGTTTATTCCCAACACAACAGCTGGAGTAAGTCAAATAGTGCTATTCATCTGCTCAAATCCTTCCAAAGTTTTCCATTTCACTATGATTAAAAGTCAGTCATTATAATAACCTGGAAGGTGTTCACTTTGATTGTCTCCCCATTAGAAAGTTAACTCCCCAAAGgcaggaatttttttgttttgttttgttcctcagTACTTAGCACACAGtagccactcaataaatatttgttcaataataatttgttgaatgaatacacatCCTCTTATTCTTCAGCAACTCTCCTGCCTACATGTAAGCTCAGTGGCATGAAGGTTCTTTATAATCTAATCTCTGCCTACCATCTTCACAGCCTTACATTCTAAACCTACCCTTACGAGGGGAACAGGATGTACCCTCTTAAGTATCCTCGCTCTGACACATGTCACTTCCGCCTTCATAGTCTTACTCCCTAGCCCAtcaatacacttacaaccattctgtttttcactttaataaatcacatgtgatgaaataaaatttcatatccTAAGGCAAGTCAAGgataatttaaacataaaaaattttctctgccctttggcctcctctctctactgtgcattgtgtatctgcaccATGCATTGACCAAACCTCCCCACTGGCAGAAGTACCTGCCCAACCATAAAGCGTAACATTCTTGGGGAGCTAGACTCAGAAGCAGCACACATTTGATCCACCACACGGTCCCCATAACGCTGTTCAGATCATATCTCATATCTGAATTAGGCTACCAAATTAATAATGGGAAATCGTGCCTCAAAGGCCAAACAGCTCCTGTGGAGACAGACAGCCACCTATGGGAACACCAGCTGGGTTTATGTATGCTTGCAAGTACTTAATTGGAAATTAGAGGAAACCCCACCCTGAAATGGCCAAGATTGGGTTCTCTTTTTGCAttccaaaactgatttttttgCATGCAGTTAAAGCTGGCAGTCTCCTGGATGTCTGCCTGCAGGGTCTACTGGAAACAGTGGTAAGAgtttctcttttacaaattagGTTAGCAGGGAGAAATATTTGTATAGGGCTAGCTTTTTGAAGCTTTGGATCCTCTGAATTGGAAAAACTTccaaattgttaaaattttagagAGCTCTCATCTTAAACTATTGTACCCATTTTAAGTGATATAAAGAAGCCCAAAAAAGctccaaaatttcaaaatagcCTCATTGAAAGAATTGTTGTAGAAGGCTAATGAAAGATTAATGGTACCTAAAACTTTAACTACTGCTCCCCTCTATCCTCCTTTGAGTACTCATTCTAGTGATCCTCTATCTGAATTGCCTTTCTACTCTGAAGACACTATTAAATGGTTACCTTTAGAAATGGGACCACTtgaggaatgtaagttggtgcagccactatggaaaacagtatggaggttcctcagaaaactaaaaatagaattaccatatgatccagcaatcccactcctgggcatgtacccagacaaaactataattcaaaaagatacatgcatccctatgttcatagcagcactattcacaatagccaagacatggaaataacctaaatgtccatccacagatgaatggataaagaagatacggtacatatatacaatggaatactactcagccataaaaaagaacgaaataatgccatctgcagcaacatggacagaccgagagattatcatactaagtgaagtaagtcagaaacacaAAGACAgggggggattaaccaagatggcggagtagaaggacgtgctctcactccctcttgcgagagcaccagaatcacaactggctgctgtacaatcatcgacaggaagacactggtcttcaccaaggaggataccccacgtccaaggacagaggagaagccacagtgagatggtaggaggggcgcaatcagagtaaaatcaaatcccataactgctgggtgggtgactcacagaatGGCGaatacttataccacagaagtccacccactggagtgaaggttctgagccccacgtcaggcttcccaacctgggggtccggcaatgggaggaggaattcctagagaatcagactttgaagcctagtgggaattgattgcaggacttcgacaggactgggggaaacagagaccccactcttggtgcgcatcgggacccaggagaaggagcagtgaccctgggggagactgaaccagacctacctgctggtgttggggggtctcctgcagaggcgggggtggctctgtttcaccgtggggacaaggacactggcagcggaggttctgggaagtgctccttggcgtgagccctcccagagtctgccattagccccaccaaagagcccaggtaggctccagtgttgggttgcctcaggcaaaacaaccaacagggagggaacccagccccacccatcaacagtcaagtggattaaagttttacggagctctgaccaccacagcaacagtcagctctacccacc is part of the Balaenoptera musculus isolate JJ_BM4_2016_0621 chromosome 1, mBalMus1.pri.v3, whole genome shotgun sequence genome and encodes:
- the TDRKH gene encoding tudor and KH domain-containing protein isoform X2 translates to MSTERTSWTSLSTIQKIALGLGIPASAVVAYILYRRYRESREERLTFVGEDDIEIEMRVPQEAVKLIIGRQGANIKQLRKQTGARIDVDTEDVGDERVLLISGFPVQVCKAKAAIHQILTESTPVSEQLSVPQRSVGRIIGRGGETIRSICKASGAKVTCDKESEGTLLLSRLIKISGTQKEVAAAKHLILEKVLEDEELRKRIAHSAETRVPRKQPISVRREEVTEPAGAGEPALWKNTGTSLEQAAPLAVPPHKGGGDTSVAGPEKRSCKKPNDDNFQKFGAQTSPETSMFEIPSPDFSFHADEFLEVYVSASEHPNHFWIQIIGSRSLQLDKLVSEMTQHYENSLPEDLTVHVGDIVAAPLPTNGSWYRARVLGTLENGNLDLYFVDFGDNGDCPLRDLRVLRSDFLSLPFQAIECSLARIAPSGEQWEEEALDEFDRLTHCADWKPLMAKISSYVQSGISTWPKIHLYDTSNGKATETDVSLRSTVTETKKSPGEMANSLSCLSLLEAASMSGDDNLEDDYLL
- the TDRKH gene encoding tudor and KH domain-containing protein isoform X1 is translated as MSTERTSWTSLSTIQKIALGLGIPASAVVAYILYRRYRESREERLTFVGEDDIEIEMRVPQEAVKLIIGRQGANIKQLRKQTGARIDVDTEDVGDERVLLISGFPVQVCKAKAAIHQILTESTPVSEQLSVPQRSVGRIIGRGGETIRSICKASGAKVTCDKESEGTLLLSRLIKISGTQKEVAAAKHLILEKVLEDEELRKRIAHSAETRVPRKQPISVRREEVTEPAGAGEPALWKNTGTSLEQAAPLAVPPHKGGGDTSVAGPEKRSCKKPNDDNFQKFGAQTSPETSMFEIPSPDFSFHADEFLEVYVSASEHPNHFWIQIIGSRSLQLDKLVSEMTQHYENSLPEDLTVHVGDIVAAPLPTNGSWYRARVLGTLENGNLDLYFVDFGDNGDCPLRDLRVLRSDFLSLPFQAIECSLARIAPSGEQWEEEALDEFDRLTHCADWKPLMAKISSYVQSGISTWPKIHLYDTSNGKKLDIGLELVRKGYAVELPEDTEENRAVPVMLHGVATETDVSLRSTVTETKKSPGEMANSLSCLSLLEAASMSGDDNLEDDYLL